The DNA segment GCTGTTCATAATTCATTATAAAAATTGAGATTTGAACCGTTTGCGCAGATGCGGCGTTTGCCATTTATGACGGAAACATGCCGAGCAGTAGAGCTTTAACTAAAGAAGGCTGGATCAGGTCGTATCAAGGCGAGATGTCGCCCAAAAATATGAACACCCCAGAAACAACAAAGCCCCTGCATTTCTGCAGGGGCCTCGTTTTGTATGGTGCCGGCACCAGGAGTCGAACCCGGGACCTACTGATTACAAGTCAGTTGCTCTACCAACTGAGCTATACCGGCGTGTGGGCGACGATTATAGCGATTGGGAAGATCCTGTAAACCCCTGAATTCAGACTATTTTTGCGTTGCCGCAAATCAGGCTCTAAGCAGTACGTTTCGCAGCTTCTGCAGCGCTCGAACGGCGCGGCTGTTTTGCAGGGCATGCAGTTGGCTTTCAGCCTGTTCGGCGCGGTGCAGGGCTTCGGCGAGTTGTCTGGCGGTGTCGGGGCTGAGTGGATGCGCGAGGGCGTGGCCGCGGCAGAGTTGGAAGTTGTCGAGGGTGCAGGGCGGAATTTCGAACGCCGGTTTGAGGTTGAGGTGTTCGTCGGCGAGGAACCAGGTGTTGAGGCCGTCGAACATGACGGACTGATAGCCGGCGTCGGTGACCAGGTGTTCCCAGGTGTGATCGCGCAGCCATGGGGTTTCGATCAGGATGATCCATGGGCGGAAGCGGCTGAAGTCCATGCCGCGCAGAACGGTTTCTTCGTGGCCTTCGACGTCGATCTTGAGGAAGTGGATGGGCCGGTCGGCGGCGTGTTGTTCGCAGATCGAGGTGAGTGTGCGGGCCTCGACGGTGAAGCTTTGCACGTTCATGCCGAGGTCTTTGCGTTGTTGGGCAACGACGGGGTCGGCGGTGGACAGGCCGGTGTCCGGGATGCCGTAGAAGTTCACTGCGCCGGGCTGGTCGCTGGCGATGCATTGCACGGTGGTGTCCCGGGGGCGTTGCTGGCGGAGCGCGTCGTAGTAATTCTTCATCGGCTCGACGTTGATGCCATGCCAGCCATGATCGTAGAACGCTTTGGTGACCGAATCGTGGCTCGGGTCGTTGGCGCCGACATCGATGTAGAAACCGTGTTCGAACTGCTTGAGCGCGCGCCACAGGCGGACGTCTTCGAAGTTCTGTGCATAGGATATGAACGTCACGGTCGCTTCCTGTCGGTCGATTTTATTATTCAGGCATGTGCCGGCGAGGCGGTGAGGCTTTGTATAGCAAGGCTGGCGGAGGCTCGCAATTATTTGATTTGGATGCCCGCAATTCGGCGGTTATGCCGTTTTGATTGGCGGCTTATGCACAACGCGAAGCCTTGTTCGTCTACTTAGGCCGGTTTTCTAATAGTCATTCTCATTTTTTATGCAAATCGCTGTTTTGCCGGTTTTTTATTGATGTGAACAAAAAATGACCAGAGCAGCAGGCAGGTCGAAACAGGCGGATATATTGGATCCGCGCAAATTTAATCAACAGAGTTATCCACAGGCTGGCGGGCTGTTATTCGCGTTCGGCCAAAAGCAGTAAGTTTCGAGGCGTAAGGGGCGTTTCGCAGAATGTGCCGAGGCGCACCGCATAGCCTTGCTCGACCAGAAAAAGCGCTCGATCCAGATTCAGCCAAAGCTCTAGCGGCCGCCTGAATAGCCCGCGCAGCAACTCCAGATTCCGAACTTCGGCCAGACGCTGCCAACCGGAAGCTTCTAGATGCTCCCAATCTGCCGTGCCGACTGTGGATAAGTCCTTGAGGGCTGCAAGATCGCGGCAGTAGTCGGCAAACGGTTTATCCAGCCAGGCGCTCGGTAATGACGGGGTGGGCAAGTATTCGTCAGCGCCACGCAACTGCCGTTGCAGCAAATCGAAGGCCAGACGACGAGCCATTGAAGTGTCGCGCTGGCGTCGGACTCGTGCACCGGCGGTGACGGTTTCGCTCATGGGCAGGGCCAGATCTTCCCGCGATAGCCGTAGGACAGACCGCAGGCCAGGTGACGACAATGCCTGATATTCGCTCTGATCGGTGCGGTTATAGCAACACGGCGCAATCGCCATCTGCTGGCACCCGGCCGCGCTGGCCAGTTGCATCAAGCGAACGTGCAGATCGCCGCAAGCGTGGAGCGCGACGGGTGTGTGTGCGGCGTTCAAGATAGTGCACGCGTCGGCCGCCAGTACGTCCTGTTCGATATGCAGAGCATGCAAATGGTGACGCTGACTCAGCGCTTGACCGCTGGCGACCAGCGCAGGATCGTACTCAACACACGTCAGTTGCTGCCCTGCGTTGAGCAACCGCCGGCCCAGATGACCTTTGCCCGAACACCAGTCCAGCCAATGCGTCGGCGGCAATGAAAAAGCCAAACGGCTGGCAAACGCCTCGATCTGCTGCCATTTGCGCCCCGGCACATCGACATTCAAGCGGTGGCCGGCGGTTAGTAGCGCATGTCCCGGCAGCGAGCCGACCGCGCTTAATTTCGCCGATAACTTTGCCAATGAGGCGAACGGCTCAGGCGCATCGGCAAGGTCAGCAGGTTGGTTATGAGCGTTCTCTGCGTCGTTCAGTGAGCGCCCGCGTAGCCACGAAGACAACTCGGGGTAGGCAGTTTCCCAAGGAAGTGAAAGATGAGTGAACGGACGAGGTTTCCAAAGCGCCTGATGCTCGATCAAAAAAGCATCCAGCGCGCTGAAGCGGGCGAGTAGGGCCTCGCCCGTCAGTACGTCGCAGGATTCAGCGGCCCTGGCAGGCATCGACGCGCAGCCAACGCTCCAGCAGCTTGAAGCCGCGCACCAGCACGTAGGCCATGACCAGATAGAACACGCCGGCGGCGAAGAATATCTCCACCGGCAAATAGGTGCGGGCAATGATCGTGCGCGCCATGCCGGTCAGCTCGAGCAAGGTCACGGTGCTCGCCAGCGCGCTGGCCTTGAGCATCAGGATCACTTCGTTGCTGTAGGCCGGCAGGCCGATGCGCGCGGCACGGGGCAGGACGATGTAGAACATCGCTTTGGGTCTGGACATGCCCAAGGCCCGCGCGGCTTCGATCTCGCCGGGTGGAATCGCCTGAATCGCGCCGCGCAGGATTTCGGCAATGTACGCCGCCGTGTGCAGCGTCATGGTCACGGTCGCACACCAGAACGGATCGCGCAGGTAGGGCCACAACGCGCTTCCACGCACCGCGTCGAACTGCGCCAGGCCGTAATAAACCAGGAACAGCTGCACCAGCAGCGGCGTGCCACGGAAAAAGAAAATGTAGGCGTAAGGCAGCGAGCGCACGTACCACCGCTTCGAAGAGCGGGCGATGCCCAGCGGAATGGCGAGCAGCAGGCCGGCGATTACCGCAATGGCGACCAGCTCCAGCGTCAGGGTCGCGCCTTGCGCCAGTTTCGGCAGCCACTTGATGATCACTTCCCAGTTCATTGTGCGCTCCTCGCAAAGCCGCGGGCGGCGCGTTTTTCCAGGAAGTGCATGCCGGTCATCGCCAGTACCGTCAGGCCCAGATACATGACGGCCGCGACCATATAAAAGGTGAACGGCTGTTTCGACACGGTCACGCCGATCTGCGCGTGACGCATGATTTCTTCCAGGCCGATCACGGAAACCAGCGCGGTGTCTTTCATCAGGATCATGAACAGATTGCCCAGACCGGGCAGGGCGATGCGCCACATCTGCGGCATGATCAGGCGGGTGAAGATCCGCCATTTCGACAGGCCCAGGGCCTGGCCGGCTTCACGATGGCCCTTGGGAATGGCGAGGATCGCGCCGCGAAACACTTCCGTGGCGTAGGCACCGAAGCACAGGCCCAGGGCGATCACGCCGGCGGCGAAGGCATTGAGTTGCAGGTCGGGGTTGCCGAAGTACTCGCCGAGGGCGCGCATCAGGTTGACCGTACCGAAGTAGATCAACAGCACCCAGAGCAATTCCGGAACGCCACGTACCAGCGTCGAATAAGTGCCGCCGAGCCATTGCAGCGGCTTGTACGGGGAAGTCTTGGCCAGGGCGCCGAGCAGGCCGAGCACCAGGCCCAGGCACAGGGCGGTGAGGGCCAGTTGGACGGTCATCAGCGCGCCGGCGGCAAGCGCCGGGCCGAATCCGTAGAGGTCGATAATCATGGATTTCTGTTCAAATTGCGGCAGGCAAAGTCGGGAGCCGGCGCCGCTTGGTCACAGCGCCAGTCCCACAGGTCAGATCAATAGATGCTGAACGGGAAGTACTTGTCGTTGATTTTCTTGTAGGTACCGTCAGCGACGATTTCCTTCAGAGCGGTGTTCAGCTTCTCGCGCAGCGGGTCACCCTTGCGCACCGCGATGCCGATCTTGTCGCTTTCTACGACCGGGTCGCCTTTGAACTCGTAGGCCTTGCCGGCGTCGCTTTTCAGCCAGTCATAGTTGGCGTACTTGTCCGCAAGGATCGCGTCGACGCGACCGGAAGTCAGGTCGAGATAGGCGTTTTCCTGGGTGTCGTAGAGTTTGACGTCGACATCTGTACCGTAGGTGTCATCAAGCCAGGTACCGGCCAGGGTCGCACGCTGGGTACCGATGGTCTTGCCTTTGAGCGAGTCCTTGTCGGTTTTGAAGTCGACGTTTTTCGGCGCGATGAACTGCAGCTTGTTCGAGTAGTACGGGTCGGTGAAGTCCACCGCGCCCTTGCGCTCGTCGGTAATCGACAGCGAGGAGATCAGGAAGTCGAACTTCTTCGCGTTCAGGGCTGGGATGATGCCGTCCCAGTCGGAAGTGACCACGGTGCACTCGACTTTCATCTTCGCGCACAGGGCGTCGCCGATTTCCTTGTCGAAGCCGACCACCTGGCCGCTGGCGTCTTTGTTATTGAACGGCGGGTAGGCCGCTTCGATGCCCATTTTCAGGGTCTCAGCCACGGCACCGGCGCTGAACGCCAGG comes from the Pseudomonas granadensis genome and includes:
- a CDS encoding methyltransferase; its protein translation is MPARAAESCDVLTGEALLARFSALDAFLIEHQALWKPRPFTHLSLPWETAYPELSSWLRGRSLNDAENAHNQPADLADAPEPFASLAKLSAKLSAVGSLPGHALLTAGHRLNVDVPGRKWQQIEAFASRLAFSLPPTHWLDWCSGKGHLGRRLLNAGQQLTCVEYDPALVASGQALSQRHHLHALHIEQDVLAADACTILNAAHTPVALHACGDLHVRLMQLASAAGCQQMAIAPCCYNRTDQSEYQALSSPGLRSVLRLSREDLALPMSETVTAGARVRRQRDTSMARRLAFDLLQRQLRGADEYLPTPSLPSAWLDKPFADYCRDLAALKDLSTVGTADWEHLEASGWQRLAEVRNLELLRGLFRRPLELWLNLDRALFLVEQGYAVRLGTFCETPLTPRNLLLLAERE
- a CDS encoding FkbM family methyltransferase, whose protein sequence is MTFISYAQNFEDVRLWRALKQFEHGFYIDVGANDPSHDSVTKAFYDHGWHGINVEPMKNYYDALRQQRPRDTTVQCIASDQPGAVNFYGIPDTGLSTADPVVAQQRKDLGMNVQSFTVEARTLTSICEQHAADRPIHFLKIDVEGHEETVLRGMDFSRFRPWIILIETPWLRDHTWEHLVTDAGYQSVMFDGLNTWFLADEHLNLKPAFEIPPCTLDNFQLCRGHALAHPLSPDTARQLAEALHRAEQAESQLHALQNSRAVRALQKLRNVLLRA
- a CDS encoding ABC transporter permease, coding for MIIDLYGFGPALAAGALMTVQLALTALCLGLVLGLLGALAKTSPYKPLQWLGGTYSTLVRGVPELLWVLLIYFGTVNLMRALGEYFGNPDLQLNAFAAGVIALGLCFGAYATEVFRGAILAIPKGHREAGQALGLSKWRIFTRLIMPQMWRIALPGLGNLFMILMKDTALVSVIGLEEIMRHAQIGVTVSKQPFTFYMVAAVMYLGLTVLAMTGMHFLEKRAARGFARSAQ
- a CDS encoding ABC transporter substrate-binding protein, translating into MQNFKKVFLAAAVTLAFSAGAVAETLKMGIEAAYPPFNNKDASGQVVGFDKEIGDALCAKMKVECTVVTSDWDGIIPALNAKKFDFLISSLSITDERKGAVDFTDPYYSNKLQFIAPKNVDFKTDKDSLKGKTIGTQRATLAGTWLDDTYGTDVDVKLYDTQENAYLDLTSGRVDAILADKYANYDWLKSDAGKAYEFKGDPVVESDKIGIAVRKGDPLREKLNTALKEIVADGTYKKINDKYFPFSIY
- a CDS encoding ABC transporter permease, which encodes MNWEVIIKWLPKLAQGATLTLELVAIAVIAGLLLAIPLGIARSSKRWYVRSLPYAYIFFFRGTPLLVQLFLVYYGLAQFDAVRGSALWPYLRDPFWCATVTMTLHTAAYIAEILRGAIQAIPPGEIEAARALGMSRPKAMFYIVLPRAARIGLPAYSNEVILMLKASALASTVTLLELTGMARTIIARTYLPVEIFFAAGVFYLVMAYVLVRGFKLLERWLRVDACQGR